Proteins from one Corticium candelabrum chromosome 4, ooCorCand1.1, whole genome shotgun sequence genomic window:
- the LOC134178306 gene encoding lon protease homolog 2, peroxisomal-like has product MADSVNKMSIPSTLPLLPFDNGVLLPGLSLQISVTNPRSMKLVEMCLWSKANWKKQFIGIIPNVGRATVHIDATEMHCIGTAATVQELKSHSSLRPMYSLRVTGFCRFKVIEVQQETPFPVALVEQLDKFAFESDDNVEYDPGISHLAEQLRKSAEEMIDLLGMQLPIVSKLKKLIANLPLKSLPDILTSLVKTSFFEKLQILDTVDVHMRLKKALPLVDRQIESLKKANAAASSALSKISGKEMEERKVKGGFRIILQPGHPLRSRQPGKFTDEVLEQGERDEDEIAELEKRIMMAKLPDYALKTAQRELKRLKQMPPQFPEHSVTRNYLELMVDLPWSTSTEDRLDVTQARLDLDVDHYGLDKVKERVIEYLAVRKLKKSLKGPILCFVGPPGVGKTSIGRSIAKTLGRKFHRISLGGICDQSDIRGHRRTYVGAMPGNIINGIKLVGVNNPVFLLDEVDKLNISHKGDPAAALLEVLDPEQNNSFTDHYLNVPFDLSQVLFVATANTTATIPYALLDRMEVIGIPGYTLEEKVAIAAKYVVPKQLDQHGLTSNQLQIVNKSLQFLISKYTREAGVRSLERQVAALCRIIAVKLAASEVSSLTFKKDNDGSIDAALTSSLSTAELTLPIIIDKEMIEDLLGPPQYGRELDEKLYTPGVAIGLAWTPMGGEIMFVEATRMPGEGKLTLTGQLGDVMKESAELALNWLRTHSTQIGVQYSGFDNLLHKTDIHIHFPAGAVGKDGPSAGVTVVVVLASLFSGRCARSDTAMTGEVTLRGRVLPVGGIKEKVLAAHRFGLSRVIIPESNGKDLRDIPESARNDLEFVLVQNIAEVLEAAFDRGFLLQSRL; this is encoded by the exons ATGGCTGACTCAGTGAACAAAATGTCGATTCCATCgactcttcctcttcttccatTCGATAATGGTGTTCTTTTACCGGGCTTATCCTTGCAGATATCAGTAACTAATCCGCGCAG CATGAAGCTTGTAGAAATGTGTCTGTGGTCGAAGGCCAACTGGAAGAAACAATTTATTGGAATAATTCCGAATGTGGGGAGAGCAACG GTTCACATTGATGCTACTGAAATGCACTGCATTggaacagcagcaacagtgCAGGAACTGAAGAGCCACTCGTCACTCAGACCAATGTACAGCCTTCGCGTGACTGGATTTTGCCGCTTTAAGGTCATTGAAGTTCAACAAGAAACTCCATTTCCGGTTGCACTCGTGGAGCAGCTTGACAAATTTGCGTTTGAGA GTGACGACAATGTTGAGTATGATCCTGGAATATCTCATCTAGCTGAGCAGTTGCGAAAGTCTGCGGAAGAGATGATTGATTTACTTGGAATGCAGTTGCCGATTGTTAGCAAACTGAAG AAACTCATTGCCAACTTACCACTGAAAAGTCTTCCAGACATATTGACATCACTGGTGAAGACATCGTTTTTTGAGAAACTGCAG ATACTTGACACTGTTGACGTCCACATGCGTTTAAAGAAGGCTCTGCCTCTTGTTGATCGACAGATTGAG TCTTTGAAGAAAGCAAATGCAGCAGCATCCAGTGCATTGAGCAAAATATCAGGCAAGGAGATGGAAGAAAGGAAAGTGAAG GGTGGTTTTCGGATTATTTTACAACCTGGTCATCCGCTACGATCTAGACAACCTGGAAAGTTTACTGATGAGGTGCTGGAGCAAGGAGAGAGAGACGAAGATGAAATAGCTGAACTTGAGAAGAGAATAAT GATGGCAAAGCTTCCTGACTATGCGCTTAAAACTGCACAGCGAGAACTGaaa AGATTAAAACAGATGCCACCTCAATTTCCCGAGCATTCTGTAACCAG AAATTATTTGGAATTGATGGTCGACTTGCCGTGGTCAACAAGTACAGAGGATCGGCTGGATGTAACTCAAGCCAG ACTTGATCTCGACGTTGATCATTACGGTTTGGACAAAGTGAAAGAACGCGTGATTGAGTATCTTGCAGTGAGAAAGCTAAAGAAGAGCTTGAAAG GTCCCATTTTGTGCTTCGTTGGCCCACCTGGGGTGGGAAAGACAAGCATCGGGCGTTCTATTGCAAAGACATTGGGTCGTAAATTTCACAg GATATCACTCGGAGGCATTTGTGATCAGAGTGACATTCGAGGACATAG ACGAACATATGTGGGTGCTATGCCTGGCAATATTATTAATGGCATCAAGCTTGTGGGAGTGAATAACCCTGTATTTCTTTTGGATGAAGTTGATAAGCTT AATATCAGTCATAAGGGTGACCCGGCAGCAGCACTGCTTGAAGTTCTCGATCCTGAACAGAACAATTCGTTTACTGATCa TTATCTTAACGTTCCGTTTGATCTTTCGCAAGTGCTCTTTGTGGCCACGGCAAACACGACAGCCACTATTCCGTATGCACTGCTGGACAGAATGGAG GTGATTGGCATACCGGGTTATACACTAGAAGAGAAAGTGGCTATTGCTGCGAAATATGTTGTTCCCAAACAACTGGAT CAACATGGCTTGACATCAAATCAGCTGCAAATTGTCAACAAGTCACTTCAGTTTCTCA TTTCTAAATATACAAGAGAGGCTGGTGTGAGGTCTTTGGAACGGCAAGTCGCTGCTTTGTGCAGAATTATTGCAGTCAAG CTGGCAGCAAGTGAAGTGTCAAGTTTGACTTTCAAGAAAGACAATGACGGTTCAATTGATGCTGCTCTAACTTCGTCATTGTCTACAGCTGAGCTGACCCTCCCAATTATTATTGATAAAGAAATGATAGAAGATTTACTAGGA CCTCCACAATATGGGAGAGAACTGGACGAAAAATTATATACGCCAGGAGTAGCTATTG GCTTAGCGTGGACACCTATGGGTGGAGAGATTATGTTTGTTGAGGCAACGAGAATGCCAGGCGAAGGAAAGCTTACTCTAACCGGACAGTTGG GGGATGTAATGAAAGAATCGGCTGAATTGGCATTGAACTGGCTGAGgacacactcaacacag ATTGGTGTGCAGTATTCTGGTTTTGACAACCTCCTTCACAAGACCGACATACACATCCACTTTCCAGCGGGAGCAGTTGGCAAAGATGGCCCATCTGCTGGCGTCACAGTAGTTGTTGTTCTCGCTTCTCTCTTTAG TGGTCGGTGTGCGAGATCAGATACCGCTATGACAGGTGAAGTTACTCTACGAGGACGAGTGCTTCCG GTTGGTGGCATCAAAGAGAAAGTCTTGGCTGCACACAGGTTCGGTCTGAGCAGAGTTATTATCCCAGAGAGTAACGGGAAG gACTTGAGGGATATTCCAGAAAGTGCAAGG AACGATCTGGAGTTTGTGTTGGTGCAAAACATTGCCGAGGTGCTAGAAGCAGCATTCGATAGAGGTTTCTTGTTACAAAGCAGACTATGA
- the LOC134178636 gene encoding WW domain-containing oxidoreductase-like codes for MSFQRVEEEGDEYLDGDLPWYWEEKTTKEGFIFYVNHKQRSTHWMHPRAESKRVYEELPYGWSEEPKTDSSPITFVDHISMKKSYCDPRLIRNAESENESQRSKKRKKLGAGLTAMDVLEGKILTNQYVIITGGNSGIGFETARALAMHGAHVVIACRDMVAARTAIENICQQKCDACVEAMHVDLGSLTNVKAFTDEYKRRQWPLHLLICNAAVFGIPYTLSDDGLEMNFAVNYLGHFYLTWLLQEELVASRPSRVVVVSSESHRFYSLSWNQELDLDLVPTPRSSYWSILAYGQSKLCCLLFAIELNRRLAKHGVKSYAVHPGNMVYTGLGRHSWFYRMLFFLARPFTKSIEQSASTALYCATLTEPDEMGGGYFIDCTKHEPSDEAKQPELARRLWELSKQIICQKTNLYNS; via the exons ATGTCATTTCAACGGGTAGAAGAAGAGGGCGATGAGTACCTGGACGGCGATCTTCCGTGGTATTGGGAGGAGAAGACGACGAAAGAGGGCTTTATATTTTATGTGAA TCACAAACAACGCTCGACTCATTGGATGCATCCGAGAGCAGAGTCAAAACGAGTTTACGAAG aGTTGCCATATGGCTGGTCTGAAGAGCCGAAGACCGACTCGTCTCCTATCACCTTTGTTGA TCACATAAGTATGAAAAAGAGCTACTGCGATCCGAGGCTTATTCGAAATGCAGAATCAGAGAACGAGTCACAGAGATCCAAAAAGCGGAAAAAACTCGGAGCCGGCCTGACAGCCATGGACGTGCTAGAAGGCAAAATACTCACCAACCAATACGTCATTATTACAGGAGGAAATTCAGGaatcg GGTTTGAAACAGCAAGGGCTTTAGCCATGCATGGGGCTCATGTTGTCATTGCTTGTCGAGACATGGTGGCAGCACGAACAGCTATAGAAAACATTTGCCAGCAGAAG TGTGATGCATGTGTGGAGGCGATGCACGTCGATCTCGGATCGCTGACAAATGTGAAAGCGTTTACTGATGAGTACAAGCGAAGGCAGTG GCCTCTTCACTTGCTCATATGCAATGCTGCCGTGTTCGGTATTCCCTACACGTTGTCCGATGACGGTCTGGAGATGAACTTCGCCGTTAACTATCTCGGTCATTTCTATCTTACTTGGCTACTACAGGAGGAGCTCGTTGCATCGAGACCATCACGTGTAGTTGTCGTGTCATCAGAATCCCATCGTTTCTATTCCCTGTCTTGGAATCAGGAGTTAGACTTGGACTTAGTTCCCACACCAAGGTCAAGCTATTGGTCTATTTTGGCTTATGGACAGTCAAAACTTTGCTGCTTGCTGTTTGCTATTGAGCTCAACAGACGGCTAGCAAAACACGGAGTGAAATCGTATGCAGTTCATCCGGGAAATATGGTGTACACTGGACTGGGGAGACATTCTTGGTTTTATCGGATGttgttctttcttgcaagaccgTTCACCAAATCAATA GAGCAAAGTGCCTCAACAGCACTCTACTGTGCTACACTTACAGAACCAGACGAAATGGGCGGCGGCTACTTCATCGACTGCACCAAACACGAACCATCAGACGAAGCCAAACAACCAGAATTAGCCAGACGGCTGTGGGAACTCAGCAAACAGATTATATGCCAGAAAACAAATTTGTACAACAGTTAG
- the LOC134177993 gene encoding tyrosinase-like, with product MSRQERVRYINTYLQASRREPYRSEFRQLLAIHRNSFFDRIHERNQFLPWHRMFLLQFENILRKIDCNVTQPYWDWSLYGNSPWTAPLWQDDPSWFGTDGNGWNGEVRNGPFSCNSYRAIDGQCLYRRFSTFRILPTVVAIRQLLVLSADDVEEWHVDMEGTIHNQFHCSVGGTMCTIQSADAPEFFLHHGFVDKLWADWQADSSDKYDSVIDPNRDEVLVELSERMPQSGVDDWYCSHMLNMSNLPQNVCVVYEEATHNQAQQLQSALAVMSMDQLSGLNAVRCQPPLEASFQLFQVSDEERKQIIAANERLCGSRNDAHVPVFTDGNSVAAGVDFDSILGISTSHNENPTDTLTSQ from the coding sequence ATGAGTCGACAAGAGCGGGTGAGATACATCAACACGTACCTGCAGGCGTCGAGACGGGAACCATACCGCAGCGAGTTTCGTCAGTTGCTGGCGATTCACCGCAACAGCTTCTTCGATCGCATCCACGAGCGCAACCAGTTTCTCCCGTGGCATCGCATGTTTCTTCTCCAGTTCGAGAACATTCTGCGCAAGATCGACTGCAACGTGACGCAACCGTACTGGGACTGGAGTCTGTACGGAAATTCGCCGTGGACTGCACCGCTTTGGCAGGACGATCCGAGCTGGTTCGGAACGGACGGCAACGGCTGGAACGGTGAGGTGAGAAACGGTCCCTTCAGCTGTAATTCCTACCGCGCCATTGACGGTCAGTGCTTGTACCGTCGCTTCAGTACTTTCCGCATTCTGCCGACGGTCGTGGCGATTAGACAGCTGTTGGTGCTTTCTGCCGACGACGTGGAGGAATGGCATGTTGATATGGAGGGAACGATACACAATCAGTTTCATTGCTCGGTGGGCGGAACGATGTGCACGATCCAGTCCGCGGACGCTCCCGAATTCTTTCTCCATCACGGATTTGTTGACAAGCTGTGGGCCGACTGGCAAGCGGACAGCAGTGATAAATATGATAGCGTTATTGATCCTAACCGTGACGAGGTGCTGGTGGAGCTCAGTGAGAGAATGCCTCAGAGTGGGGTTGATGATTGGTACTGCTCTCACATGCTCAATATGTCCAACCTGCCTCAAaatgtctgtgtcgtgtatgaAGAGGCGACACACAATCAAGCACAGCAGCTACAGTCGGCTCTTGCTGTTATGTCAATGGACCAGCTTTCTGGTCTGAATGCAGTTCGCTGTCAGCCACCTCTCGAGGCCTCATTCCAACTCTTTCAAGTCAGTGATGAAGAGAGGAAGCAGATTATAGCTGCCAACGAGAGACTCTGTGGCTCTCGTAATGATGCTCATGTGCCTGTGTTTACCGATGGCAATTCTGTTGCAGCCGGAGTAGACTTCGATTCGATATTGGGGATAAGTACGAGTCATAATGAAAACCCAACTGACACATTGACATCACAATAG
- the LOC134178637 gene encoding repressor of RNA polymerase III transcription MAF1 homolog has product MKLLENAQFDSLTERLCMETGNCRINGRIESYSCKMAGGDKRLYKLLSHDGQGDVQALSPPTHFDGPASYPSYPPAGPLCDACPRKTIFYLISTLNASFHPDYDFSNAKSHEFSREPSVQFVVNAVKSSLGATAGEHFAKLEANLWDALDKEISLSQSTIYSYTPDLDSDPYGEDGSLWSFNYFFYNQKLKRIVFFSCSATSPLAVSQCDDDEKEEMDITEECTDDSGIDIDHQTVRNRMYGYSHFTGERSL; this is encoded by the exons ATGAAACTGCTAGAAAATGCTCAGTTCGATTCTCTCACGGAGCGATTGTGTATGGAAACCGGAAATTGCCGAATAAATGGACG CATTGAGAGCTACTCTTGCAAAATGGCTGGTGGTGACAAACGTTTATACAAACTTCTAAGTCATGATGGCCAGGGTGATGTCCAAGCTCTCTCACCTCCCACACATTTCGATGGACCAGCATCTTATCCATCTTATCCACCTGCCGGTCCACTGTGTGATGCTTGCCCCAGGAAAACCATTTTCTACTTGATATCAACACTCAATGCATCCTTCCATCCCGACTATGATTTCAGTAATGCGAAGTCTCACGAGTTTAGTCGTGAGCCAAGTGTCCAGTTTGTGGTGAACGCTGTAAAGAGTAGTCTTGGTGCTACTGCTGGTGAGCATTTCGCCAAGCTGGAGGCTAATCTTTGGGACGCACTGGATAAGGAAATATCTCTCTCACAGTCTACTATCTACAG CTACACGCCCGATCTCGATTCCGATCCATACGGTGAAGACGGCAGTCTGTGGTCATTCAACTACTTCTTCTATAACCAAAAGTTGAAACGCATAGTATTCTTCAGCTGCAGTGCAACTAG TCCCCTCGCTGTTTCTCAATGTGACGATGACGAGAAGGAGGAGATGGACATCACCGAGGAATGCACAGATGATAGCGGCATTGATATCGACCACCAAACGGTCAGAAATCGAATGTACGGCTACAGCCACTTCACTGG AGAGAGAAGCCTGTGA
- the LOC134178860 gene encoding transcription factor MafB-like, protein MSDFAKVPDVNLLDQFSPDHMEPEPLELNFEAIKNGGMTPEILSELNQLVGNPWFPTSNDQQVTRGHFQRDSSIAALEDLLQQAAHAAYTMPVTSVAAVSSYAVIQEPPSPSMSSVSLESDADCRIGDESLMKMSVRELNMQLKGVSKEEVLKVKQRRRTLKNRGYAQNCRTRRMQQKDELEEERDALRGKIMDMTQQIATLRCERDTWKSRYEQLLTGQRLISPLNC, encoded by the coding sequence ATGTCTGACTTCGCAAAAGTCCCTGACGTCAATCTGCTCGATCAGTTCTCACCAGATCACATGGAGCCGGAGCCGCTCGAGCTCAACTTCGAAGCAATCAAGAATGGAGGAATGACACCAGAAATCCTCAGCGAGCTGAACCAGCTCGTCGGCAATCCTTGGTTTCCAACATCAAACGACCAACAGGTCACCAGAGGACATTTTCAAAGAGACAGCTCGATTGCTGCTCTCGAAGATTTGCTCCAGCAAGCTGCTCATGCTGCCTACACTATGCCTGTCACGTCTGTAGCTGCGGTGTCTTCTTATGCTGTCATCCAAGAACCACCCAGTCCGTCCATGTCTTCTGTATCACTCGAGTCGGATGCAGACTGTAGGATCGGTGATGAGAGCTTGATGAAGATGTCAGTGAGAGAGCTAAACATGCAGCTAAAGGGCGTGTCCAAAGAAGAGGTGCTCAAAGTCAAACAGAGGAGGAGGACATTGAAAAATCGCGGCTACGCGCAGAACTGCCGCACGAGAAGGATGCAGCAGAAGGATGAGCTTGAAGAAGAGAGAGACGCACTGCGGGGGAAAATCATGGATATGACTCAACAGATTGCAACACTCAGATGCGAGCGAGACACATGGAAATCAAGATACGAGCAACTTCTCACCGGACAACGACTGATTTCTCCACTAAATTGCTGA
- the LOC134178800 gene encoding cell surface glycoprotein 1-like has protein sequence MAEEDLYGEVKVVVVPGMHKNVRKAETNDVMAPYLHENGWYLVRPSESNERLFVLCVTFDKRILQFRMQRDQKTDKYFVAEGEPTFENLHELLYHYKNQPLIHAHAGTECRFCLVQPIPPADVASTYENLQQLSISSSRPPLPPKKTEPPEQHLHTQTGVASVESVPSEQFQSIPSQQSVPSQQFVPSQQSVPSQQFVPSQQSVPSQQSVPSQQFVPSQQSVPSQQFVPSQQSVPSQQSVPSQQFVPSQQSVPSQQFVPSQQSVPSQQFVPSQQFVPSEQSIPSQQFVPSQQFVPSEQSVPSQQFVPSSTQQAPSQLPQRVQSPPAMPATMQSPLQSPVQNAQTAASPPLPTSENSSKSPEGESKQTSWKKKLSKTLSSSLSSSKKTETSSSTESKSKESTSKLSALKDKTAKGATALKKKVSKKKESTPQDKSKSSTLPSPAATNQVQGQSATSPSGPRPQYPPSAGYAPPPAGYGPPAGYGPRPPMGYGPPGGYYPPPSGYPGPGPWAAPPPGWPVKAPEKICPVQDLCRRFVYSLNVPKEYIDDGKNDCCYCYACHTARRDVVVNKRGRPPEQFTIPLGWSRHALKVPTRASDLRVLDKWHVAFHGTIPERVIPILRNGELLMPGDVALGGAHISEGKGHFNDQNKPLGFDTKQIFVSPTMEYAGLDAYARKLEFTDIHGNRHWVQVGFEVWIRPGSYTKGKETILTKEQQHFRLSKHFENDELEWSTKERGATVLCGLLVKFTDA, from the exons ATGGCAG AAGAAGATTTGTACGGCGAAGTGAAAG TTGTCGTCGTGCCAGGAATGCACAAGAACGTACGTAAAGCCGAG ACTAACGACGTCATGGCGCCTTATCTTCATGAAAACGGCTGGTACCTGGTGAGACCCAGTGAAAGCAACGAGCGTCTTTTTGTCCTGTGTGTCAC ATTTGACAAACGTATCTTGCAGTTTCGAATGCAACGTGACCAGAAGACGgataaatattttgttgcaGAAGGAGAACCGACGTTTGAAAATCTTCACGAACTGCTGTATCATTACAAGAATCAGCCGTTGATCCATGCCCACGCTGGTACAGAGTGTCGGTTTTGTCTTGTTCAACCGATACCTCCTGCAGATGTTGCCTCAACATATGAAAACCTTCAGCAGCTTTCGATATCTTCCAGTCGGCCTCCCCTTCCTCCCAAGAAAACCGAACCACCAGAGCAACATTTGCACACCCAAACTGGTGTGGCTTCAGTTGAGTCGGTGCCATCTGAGCAGTTTCAATCTATCCCGTCTCAACAGTCAGTACCATCTCAGCAGTTTGTTCCATCTCAACAGTCGGTACCATCTCAACAATTTGTTCCATCTCAACAGTCAGTTCCATCTCAACAGTCAGTACCATCTCAGCAGTTTGTTCCATCTCAACAGTCGGTACCGTCTCAACAATTTGTTCCATCTCAACAGTCAGTTCCATCTCAACAGTCAGTACCATCTCAGCAGTTTGTTCCATCTCAACAGTCGGTACCATCTCAACAATTTGTTCCATCTCAACAGTCGGTACCATCTCAGCAGTTTGTTCCATCTCAACAATTTGTTCCATCTGAACAGTCGATTCCATCTCAGCAGTTTGTTCCATCTCAACAATTTGTTCCATCTGAACAGTCGGTTCCATCTCAGCAGTTTGTTCCATCGTCTACACAGCAAGCACCCTCTCAGTTACCGCAACGTGTGCAGTCACCACCTGCCATGCCTGCAACAATGCAATCTCCTCTTCAGTCTCCTGTTCAAAATGCACAAACCGCTGCTTCTCCTCCGCTTCCAACTTCAGAAAACAGTTCCAAATCGCCTGAGGGTGAATCAAAGCAAACATCTTGGAAGAAGAAACTTAGCAAGACATTATCATCGTCATTATCGTCTTCCAAAAAAACAGAGACTTCATCATCAACCGAGTCTAAGTCAAAGGAGTCTACATCAAAGTTGTCTGCATTGAAGGACAAGACTGCTAAGGGCGCAACGGCTTTAAAGAAAAAAGTAAGCAAGAAAAAAGAAAGCACGCCACAAGATAAGTCCAAATCATCAACTCTTCCATCCCCAGCAGCTACTAACCAAGTCCAAGGTCAATCTGCTACTAGCCCATCGGGTCCGCGTCCACAGTACCCACCTTCAGCAGGATATGCCCCTCCTCCAGCAGGTTATGGTCCTCCAGCAGGTTATGGTCCTCGTCCCCCTATGGGGTATGGTCCTCCCGGTGGATATTATCCACCTCCTTCAGGATATCCAGGTCCAGGTCCATGGGCAGCTCCACCTCCTGGCTGGCCTGTAAAG GCACCCGAGAAGATTTGTCCTGTGCAAGATCTGTGCAGACGTTTTGTGTACTCACTGAACGTTCCAA AGGAATACATTGATGACGGCAAGAACGACTGCTGCTATTGCTATGCTTGTCATACAGCTAGAAGAGATGTCGTTGTAAACAAACGAGGGAGACCTCCAGAACAGTTTACCATTCCTCTTGGTTGGAGCCGCCATGCTCTTAA AGTTCCGACTCGTGCATCAGATTTGAGAGTGTTGGATAAATGGCACGTGGCATTCCATGGCACCATTCCTGAAAGGGTCATACCCATCTTGCGAAATGGAGAGCTGCTCATGCCAG GTGATGTCGCCCTTGGTGGTGCCCATATTTCTGAAGGTAAAGGTCACTTCAATGACCAAAATAAGCCATTGGGATTTGACACAAAACAGATCTTTGTCTCACCAACAATGGAATATGCTGGATTAGACGCGTATGCCAGGAAACTCGA ATTCACTGATATTCATGGGAACAGACACTGGGTACAAGTCGGTTTTGAAGTGTGGATTCGTCCGGGTAGCTACACAAAGGGTAAAGAAACTATATTGACCAAAGAACAGCAGCATTTCAGACTGAGCAAGCACTTCGAGAATGACGAACTGGAGTGGTCAACAAAAGAAAGAGGCGCTACAGTTCTTTGTGGACTCCTTGTGAAATTCACTGATGCGTAG